From Vitis vinifera cultivar Pinot Noir 40024 chromosome 5, ASM3070453v1, the proteins below share one genomic window:
- the LOC100250447 gene encoding protein ACCELERATED CELL DEATH 6, translated as MVGMIISTCHSPAYGGFNGRTALHAAVICNDKEITEKILEWKPALTKEVDDNGWSPLHFAAESGDDPTIVRRLLEKSDKSVVYLGTKDGKKTALHIASLHHHGKIVEELLSQFPDCSEQVDDKGHNICHFAMMEKGENSTYLLNHWLRLRGLVNEEDAQGNTPLHLLSSNKILNPVFVLDRKVDKKACNNEYLTAVDIISRAQDISAGEKEVFLTKFRTAMSDPSPAEGLYKQINKVTQSKAFKEKYISELKRRGEAHLMVSALITTVTFAAGFTLPGGYNGDDGMAILTRKPAFRAFVVTDTIALVLSVSAVFLHFFMTVHDDETVLRKHFLWAVSFTMLGMGAMVIAFTTGLYVKDFWKREIEELLLVILIDMVSIYTDCISTKIGN; from the exons ATGGTGGGTATGATCATAAGCACTTGCCATTCACCAGCTTACGGTGGTTTCAACGGTAGAACGGCCTTGCATGCTGCTGTAATCTGCAATGACAAAG AAATCACAGAGAAGATACTGGAATGGAAACCCGCTCTGACCAAAGAAGTAGATGACAATGGGTGGTCTCCGCTCCACTTTGCTGCAGAGAGTGGAGATGATCCAACAATAGTGAGGCGATTACTAGAGAAATCAGATAAGAGTGTAGTCTACCTTGGGACCAAAGATGGGAAAAAGACTGCCCTTCATATTGCATCACTCCACCATCATGGGAAAATAGTAGAGGAGCTCCTATCTCAATTCCCGGATTGTAGCGAGCAGGTTGATGACAAGGGCCATAATATTTGTCACTTTGCCATGATGGAAAAAGGGGAAAACAGTACTTACCTTTTAAATCACTGGCTGAGATTGAGAGGGCTTGTAAATGAAGAAGATGCTCAAGGAAACACACCCCTCCACCTTCTCTCTTCTAACAAAATTCTGAATCCAGTGTTCGTATTAGATCGTAAAGTCGATAAGAAGGCCTGCAATAATGAATACTTGACAGCTGTTGACATAATTTCGAGGGCCCAGGACATTTCCGCAGGAGAAAAG GAGGTATTTCTAACGAAATTTCGGACAGCGATGAGTGATCCTTCGCCTGCAGAGGGATTAtataagcaaataaataaagtcACACAAAGCAAAGCCTTCAAAGAGAAATACATCTCTGAACTAAAGCGTAGAGGCGAAGCCCATTTGATGGTTTCCGCACTTATAACAACGGTAACTTTTGCGGCGGGTTTCACCTTGCCCGGTGGTTACAATGGGGATGATGGCATGGCAATTTTAACAAGGAAACCAGCTTTCAGGGCATTTGTTGTGACCGATACCATTGCCCTGGTGCTCTCAGTATCTGCTgtcttccttcatttttttatgactGTGCATGACGATGAAACTGTCCTTCGAAAACACTTCCTTTGGGCCGTTTCTTTCACCATGCTTGGCATGGGAGCAATGGTGATCGCTTTCACGACTGGGTTGTATGTaaaggatttttggaagagagaaattgaagaattattgcTTGTGATTCTCATTGATATGGTTAGTATATATACAGATTGCATTAGCACGAAAATAGGAAACTGA